The nucleotide window AAGCTCTCATTCCGTTTAGGGTCTCCTCTTCAGGTTCATCCAAATCGATTTCTCCTATTGATGCTTCTAAGTCTAAAATCATATCATCGAAATCTTCGACAAATGTCTCCTTGGTCGTCGGAGAAAATAATATGAACAGAATTTCGTCAGAGGTCCAGACCCACAGATCTTCACCTGCGTATTCTGCTTTCCAGTTGTCGAAGAGGTAAAAAGAAACGCCTAATTCTGGATATTCAACAACCTCGGCGGAGGAAAACGACGCGGTAAAAACCAAGATCAAAAAAGATAAAACAGCGTGCTTCATCTCAACTCCTTTAAATTTAAGGTCAAAATTCACGACGATATCAAAATCAATTCACAAGATGATTTGGAAAACAAATCCGTTAGAACGTAAAAAACCCTGTCGAGTCTTTTTTGCTCGTCGGATTTGATTTCTACCTCGAAGCAAGGCTCAAAATAGTCTGAATTTGAACGGGCAGTCACAATCAAATCGGGAACCAAAAACAAATGGATTATCCTTTTATCCGGATTTTTTGAACAGTAATTTGCCACGGCGCTGTAAGAGCCGTCTTTGATGAAACAAAATTTAAAAAATTGCCCTTCGACTGTCTCTCCCATTGGAAGATGAGATTCTTCGGCAAATCTTCCAAGCGCTTTTTGAAACAATTCTTCAATTTTTTCGATTCCGTTGGGATTTGAAAAAATCAGCTTTTCGTAACACTTGGTGTTTAAACCAACACATTCATCTATATGTTTTTTAATTTTATTTTCCGTTGTTTTCATATCATCCGGCAAAAAATACCTCCCGCGATCAGAAATCTACAACCTCGCGGAATCTATCGAGAAGATTTCTGATATCAAGTTTCTGCGGACATTTGCTTTCACACACGCCGCATTTGACGCATTGACCTGCTTTCGAGTTATCAGGCATAAAACGATACCTTATCTTTGTGTTTTGCCTGTTTCTATACATCAAAAAATCCGTGAAGAGAGATAAATTGGCCGGTATGTCGACCCCAGACGGGCAAGGCATGCAGTAAGAACAGCCACTGCAGTCGAATTCTTTCAAAGCATGGTAAGCCCTTTTTACTTCCTCGAAAACACCGAGTTCTTCATCTGTCAAAGCAAAGGATTTTGAAATCTCCGCTGCCTGTGAATTCTCCCTGACTTGATCGACCGTGTTCATGCCGCTCAGCACTATGGAGACTTCTTTTTTGTTCCAGAGCCACAAAAGGCCCCATTGCGCGGGTGATTTCCCGGATTGGGACCAAAATTTTTGGACCTCCGGCGGCTGAACCGCCAAATTGCCTCCCAGAAGTGGCTCCATAACGATTACGGGTATTTTTTTTGAACCCGCGAGTTTTAAACCCCTTGTCCCTGCCTGAAAACTTTCATTCATGTAGTTGTACTGTATTTGACAAAAATCCCATTCGTCGTGACTGAATATAATTTCTTCAAAAACATTGTATTCATCATGAAATGAAAATCCAAGAGAACCGATAATTCCCTGGGCTTTGGCTTCAAGCGCTTTTTCTATCAAGGTAAATTTTTGAACCTTTTCCCATGTAGAAGATGAAAGGGCGTGCAGCAGATAGAAATCGATATAACCTGTCTGAAGTTTTTGCAGTTGTTCGCCTAAAAGCCTGTCAAAATCATCTGTCTTTTCTACTTTCCAAACAGGGAGTTTTGTCGCTAAATATATTTTTTTTCTTTGTTCACCCCTGAAAAATTCACCTAAAAAAATCTCGCTTTTACCTCCATGATAAGGATAAGCGGTGTCAAAGTAATTTATTCCGGAATCGAGTGCTTGCGTAAGAACCTTCTCGGCTTCGAGATAATCGATATTATCAATTGAACCCTTAAAAGGAAGCCTCATGCAGCCCATTCCGAGAACAGAAACCATCTTTTCCGAGCCGCAAAATTCGACTTTTCTCAATTTTTCCTTCCCTGGGTTAATTCTGCGAGTTTGTTTTTGAGCGTCTTTATGTTGTAAGGTTTTTGTATGAAACCGTTCACTTCAATTTCATGAAATTCTTTCGACATGTCTTCTTCGCTGTACCCGCTTGAAATCACAACTCTGGCGTCTTTTTTTATCTCCCTGATTCTGAGCAGGCATTCCTTCCCGTCCATTTTCGGCATCGACAGATCTAAAATCACGACCGCTATCGAATCAGGATCAGAAGAGAATACTTCTATTCCTTTTAAACCATCTTCAGCCGTCAAAACTCTGTAGCCGATTGAACTCAACATTTTTTCACAGATGTTTCTAACCATTTTTTCGTCTTCTATCAGCAATACGGTTTTTTTTTCAGAATGGATTTTTTTTTCGGTTTTTTCATCATTCTCTTTCTTGATAACAGGCAGAAAAACCTTGAAGACCGATCCTTTTCCCGGTTCCGAAACCACTTTAATAAAACCTTTATGCGCTTTGACTATTCCGAGAACCGCCGCCAGTCCAAGCCCTCTTCCGACGAATTTCGTTGAAAAAAACGGGTCGAAAAT belongs to candidate division WOR-3 bacterium and includes:
- a CDS encoding aldo/keto reductase; amino-acid sequence: MVSVLGMGCMRLPFKGSIDNIDYLEAEKVLTQALDSGINYFDTAYPYHGGKSEIFLGEFFRGEQRKKIYLATKLPVWKVEKTDDFDRLLGEQLQKLQTGYIDFYLLHALSSSTWEKVQKFTLIEKALEAKAQGIIGSLGFSFHDEYNVFEEIIFSHDEWDFCQIQYNYMNESFQAGTRGLKLAGSKKIPVIVMEPLLGGNLAVQPPEVQKFWSQSGKSPAQWGLLWLWNKKEVSIVLSGMNTVDQVRENSQAAEISKSFALTDEELGVFEEVKRAYHALKEFDCSGCSYCMPCPSGVDIPANLSLFTDFLMYRNRQNTKIRYRFMPDNSKAGQCVKCGVCESKCPQKLDIRNLLDRFREVVDF